In Cynocephalus volans isolate mCynVol1 chromosome 13, mCynVol1.pri, whole genome shotgun sequence, a genomic segment contains:
- the RBFA gene encoding putative ribosome-binding factor A, mitochondrial — translation MWASAVAPWVPRAGVPLLCGRHAAVLPGRMRDVHGSAVSCGSKNLLKKFASKTKKKFWYEGPSLGSHLTYKPSKLELLMTSTSKKTRKEDHVRLRALNGLLYKALTDLLCTPEVSQEVYDLNVELSKVSLTSDFSACRVYWKTTLSAEQNKHATAILQKSAAYVRHLLMSQQTLRNVPPIVFVQDKGNAALAEVDQLLAVADFGPPDERDNFAQNDFRDPDAPSPHDTPEPAVHSSLCGINHEVLNKQIMEYKRRREKGLGGAGQAVPGPEQLAELAKQMRKGRKKAKPPSYPDISPRNYLLDEEDEGPDDGLGYAAVEESEAEVGEAERVSVTAAEQGRGRRRGSAIPERELCSSVSGQVSREVV, via the exons ATGTGGGCCTCGGCGGTCGCGCCGTGGGTCCCCCGTGCGGGTGTCCCGTTGCTCTGCGGCCGCCATGCCGCTGTCCTTCCGGGCCGCATGCGGGATGTGCATGGCTCCGCCGTCTCCTGCGGCAGCAAGAATTTGCTCAAGAAATTTGCCTCGAAAACCAA AAAAAAGTTTTGGTATGAAGGTCCTTCCTTGGGATCCCACCTG acttacaaaccatccaaGTTGGAATTGCTAATGACGAGTACCTCAAAGAAAACCAGGAAGGAAGACCACGTGCGTCTGAGGGCCCTGAATGGCCTCCTCTACAAAGCACTGACTGACCTGCTGTGCACCCCTGAAGTGAGTCAGGAGGTCTACGACCTGAACGTGGAGCTCTCCAAG GTGTCTCTGACTTCAGACTTCTCTGCCTGCCGTGTGTATTGGAAGACGACTCTCTCTGCTGAACAGAACAAGCACGCAACAGCCATCCTGCAGAAAAGTGCCGCATACGTGAG GCACCTGTTGATGTCCCAGCAGACCCTGAGGAACGTGCCACCTATAGTGTTTGTGCAAGACAAGGGAAACGCAGCTCTCGCTGAG GTGGATCAGTTGCTGGCAGTAGCTGACTTTGGGCCCCCGGATGAAAGAGACAACTTTGCACAAAATGATTTCAG GGACCCCGACGCCCCATCACCGCACGACACCCCGGAACCTGCTGTGCACTCGAGTCTGTGTGGGATCAATCATGAGGTGCTCAACAAGCAAATAATGGAGTacaagaggaggagggagaaagggctCGGGGGTGCAGGTCAGGCAGTGCCGGGGCCTGAGCAGCTGGCTGAGCTGGCAAAGCAgatgagaaagggaaggaagaaggccAAGCCTCCCTCGTACCCTGACATCTCCCCCAGGAACTACCTGTTGGATGAGGAGGATGAAGGCCCTGACGATGGCCTGGGATATGCCGCAGTGGAGGAATCAGAGGCggaggtgggggaggcagagCGAGTCTCGGTCACTGCTGCAGAACAGGGCAGGGGCAGACGGCGAGGCTCAGCGATACCGGAACGCGAGCTCTGCTCGAGTGTGTCAGGGCAGGTATCACGGGAGGTGGTCTGA